The window TCCTAACTCTGCGGGATCTTATAGTTCAAATGCGTCGATGGAAAGCAGACAGATGCCGGACACGACTGGTGGAGGGGAGTCTGGAATGGCAGGTGTAGGAAGGAGGGCCTTTGCCGCGGCTGCTTGGGGCGTACGTGCGGGTGTTGCATTAGCTGCGTCTGCCAGGCCGCAAACAGCAGTTCAACAAGCAGCTGCCTCTTCTCAACTGCCTTCTCAGTCTGCCTCCTGCCAGGAGCCACCACAAATCCGGCCAGAGCCACACCATTTGTACACCGCTCCTCTTCAGCCCTCACCTCCGACTCGTACTCTCACACTAACTTCGTCTCCTCAAAAATCTCAGGTTGCGATGAGTCAGCGTTCTGCCTCTGGCACCCAACCAATCCGTAAACAATCCGCATCTTCTACATCCAGTAGCACAGTGGGAGATAGTCTCGCGAAGATGCTGACCGGCTCCGTTAAGCCCAGCACTAAGCGGGATTTCTTTGAAAAGGTCAAGGAGCTAGACCGAAGCAACAGTCTGATGAGCCGTGATACAAACAGCACGACCGATTCAGGTGACAAAAAATTGGCGAGCCCTATTGATACGACATTTGAATTGGACGATGATTATGAAAATCAGCCATCGGCTCTACCTTGGGCGTCACCCGAAACAGACCAGATGTCGCGTCTACATATCGATACCAAAATCTCCCCTGCTGTCCCGCGGGCACACCAGCGACATCCTACAGCCAGCAGCGAAGTCTCAACCAACTCTTCTATGTCCTCAAAATCCGGGAGGTATGGAGGCGCTAGCGGCCCCGAGAGCGAGGAAGTTGTCACTCCCAGCCAAAGCTTTGAAGGCTTGGCGGACAGAGTAGACGGGAATTTCAAAGTAGATATTTTACAGCAgattgaagaggatgaaagTGAGGGAAGAGAAGTGTTCGAATCATCTTTGGAGAAGAAATGCTTCGTAAAAGAGGACCGAGAAGGCCGCCTGCCCCTTTCGGACTCGGTATCTACGACCACTTTCCATATATCTGCGATTGCTGGACTAAGTATAACCCCTACCCATAACCGTTCAGAACTCTTCAATCATCGCCGAACACCTAGCGAAAAGTCGTCCAACTACTCTCAGTATTCTGCCAGTGCCATGAAACCTACGCGTCGTAAGAAGACTTGCCAAAAGTGTGGCACGATAGTTGGCGGATCAAAACGATTTGTTGAACGCGATGGTGTGGTCCTTTGCGAGCAAGACTGGAAAAAGCTATATCTACCTTCTTGCCGAAAATGTAACCTCCCTATTGAGAAGTCTGCTGTATCGAGTTCAGATGGTCAGTTGAAAGGTAAATGGCACAGGGCGTGCTTCACCTGCACAAAGTGTGATAGACCATTTGAAGGTGATGACTTCTACGTATTGGGAGGGAAGCCATGGTGTCAGTACCATTACCATGAGGAAAAGTGAGTACTCGAATTGCCTGCTAACGATAACCTCGCTGACAAAACGGCAGTGATACTCTTTGCTCGTTACCCTCGTGCCGGCAGCCAATCGAGGGTGGTTGTATTGTTTTGCCGGGACAGAGCCCTCAGCGATATCATCCTGGACACTTCAAATGCGATCATCGAGGTGGTGCATCTGGTGCTCAGACGTGTCGAGAGTCGATGGATGAGTACTATGAAGTTGATAGGAAACGCTATTGTGAAAGACACGTAGGCGAGGCTGTACACCAGGGGGGAAGAAACAGTGCTATAAAAGCTGAAAAGAGAAGGACAAGATTGATCGATCTGCCTGCTGCATAGGTCAGAGGCTGTGTAGGAATGTTGTTAATGGTTGTATCAAGGACTATTAGAAGATGACAATACTTACATATATTTTCTAGTTTTATATTTGGGGATTTTGTGGACTTTCACTTTTACTTCTTACTATATATTAAATTCCCATAGAGCTTTGATTTGATATTTAATTAAGTGTTATGTTGGATGCTTTTATGGGATGGGTTTATAGTTGCATGTCAGACTGTTGCTTGTTTTTATTTGCTTGATTGAAAAGGAAACTGACACGGATAAAACAAGTTCTATATACAACAGAAACACCAAAACTTCAGCAAAACGCGTTGCGTCGCTCTAAATTACCAGTTGACTGGACTTTGCTTGCGTGTCTTGCACTGACCATCAACAGTTGTAACAAGAATGAATCGTTATGTCATACGACTGATGATACAGCTCAACACCTTTTCGGAAGATGATaccatcatcctcaccaGGTATTGAACCCATATCTCCACCTCCAAAtgcttcatcttcaaatcAGAACTTCAACATTCCCCGACGAAATCCCCTTCCCAATCCAATAACAGGCAAGCAACTGCCGAAGCTCTATCGGCAGCAGTCGAAAAGCGGACGGCTAAAAGACAAAAGGCAGCAAAatgaaaaggaagaacGACTTAAAAAGCGGAAAGCAGAATTTTTCAATAGCCGAGAGAAGAGATCAAGAAGTGAAGTCCTTGATGAAAATACTGGAGACGTTGAAGGCGATGAGAACAAAGTGGAGTCGAGGGCAAGGGTCACCGAAAGGATGATAAGAACACTTGGTAAACAAGGGAATCCTATAACGAATTCAGACCTGCCCAAACGGTTAGTGAAGTTCCTGTTTATTCGTAGTCTGGGATAGTTGGGCTGCTGACCATAAGATATGTATCTCTCCAGAAGCGATCTAGTGGTTTCTTGTACAACTGGACACCAAAGGAGCGAGCAGAGAGGGCAAAGTATCACAAGGACGTATGCTCAAGTACGAACAGACCAACTTCAAAAGCAAGCTAGAGAAGAAGTAAGTCATGCTGCGATATTACACAACAACTACCGCTAAGCGACAACGAGAGCAGAGGACAAATATCTTCAAAGGCTGTTTATTTTATTTCAATGGCTCAACGGGTCCGAAAGTGTCCAATTTACAGCTTCGCGATCTGATTTCGGAGAACGGAGGACGCTTCACGTATGACTCCTACGGCTATTTCATAAATCTTGGGCCTAATCACTGACTGGAATCAATTCGACCTTTAGTACTATCCAAACATCTGCATGTACTCATGTAATAGCCAACAATGGCCTGTCAGGGGGCAAAACACAAAAACATCTTGATATGCAAGGTGGAAGAGGCTCAGCGAGACAAGTCAAAGTAGTCAAAGTAGAGTGTAAGTAGGGTGTAAGTAGGGTGGGAATGGCACGGAGTTGCAGTGAACGACGTTGACGTCGGATCAGGGATATTGGATTCTGTAAAGAAAGGGATGAAGCTTTCTGAAGCTGGCTATGGCGTAGTTGAGAATCCGGTTAGTATAAACCCTATGACGAAGGGTAGTATGTTGCTTACTTTCTGCAATAGTCGCAGCCAACGCTCTTCTCAACTTTGGGATTAAAGCCGAAGTCTTTTCTATCAAATTCATAGCAGCTCGCTTCGCTCATTCCAGCAGCGTGCCAACCTTCCGATATTGTGTATCAAGTCTTTTGATATGGCTATACCATGCAAAGCAATAACTGCTAACAAGCTTGTCAGATTAAGGATGGTAAACATACATGCAAATGGATCCCCTAACCCTTCAACCCAAAAACAATAAAGCGCACAGCGCCTaatcatcctcatcttcagACTCTTCTTGTacttttcttctcttccctcctctaTCTTCAGATTCTTTCCGTCTgccatcctcttcctcatcatcattgAAGTTATACTCCTgctcttcgtcttcttcttcagctcGTTCTGGGTCATATCCAGCTCCACCTGCCTGGCCATGCATGAGAGGATCAGGGCCACGGGGTGCACTACAGTTTGTATAAA is drawn from Cryptococcus gattii WM276 chromosome A, complete sequence and contains these coding sequences:
- a CDS encoding uncharacterized protein (Similar to TIGR gene model, INSD accession AAW41914.1); translated protein: MSLPTPSRAQDAERTSVVLPIVTCSTCAARIALSSLRDHVCENHPVPRACPRPAQLSIPQSSPSQSQCRPLRQGPAPISIRPPFAGPSSAHPSPADFTPPRRPSPHNLTPPSRSPNTFPTGFCPQLRKNSPTNPFFPNSAGSYSSNASMESRQMPDTTGGGESGMAGVGRRAFAAAAWGVRAGVALAASARPQTAVQQAAASSQLPSQSASCQEPPQIRPEPHHLYTAPLQPSPPTRTLTLTSSPQKSQVAMSQRSASGTQPIRKQSASSTSSSTVGDSLAKMLTGSVKPSTKRDFFEKVKELDRSNSLMSRDTNSTTDSGDKKLASPIDTTFELDDDYENQPSALPWASPETDQMSRLHIDTKISPAVPRAHQRHPTASSEVSTNSSMSSKSGRYGGASGPESEEVVTPSQSFEGLADRVDGNFKVDILQQIEEDESEGREVFESSLEKKCFVKEDREGRLPLSDSVSTTTFHISAIAGLSITPTHNRSELFNHRRTPSEKSSNYSQYSASAMKPTRRKKTCQKCGTIVGGSKRFVERDGVVLCEQDWKKLYLPSCRKCNLPIEKSAVSSSDGQLKGKWHRACFTCTKCDRPFEGDDFYVLGGKPWCQYHYHEENDTLCSLPSCRQPIEGGCIVLPGQSPQRYHPGHFKCDHRGGASGAQTCRESMDEYYEVDRKRYCERHVGEAVHQGGRNSAIKAEKRRTRLIDLPAA
- a CDS encoding uncharacterized protein (Similar to SGTC gene model, INSD accession EAL22731.1), with amino-acid sequence MIPSSSPGIEPISPPPNASSSNQNFNIPRRNPLPNPITGKQLPKLYRQQSKSGRLKDKRQQNEKEERLKKRKAEFFNSREKRSRSEVLDENTGDVEGDENKVESRARVTERMIRTLGKQGNPITNSDLPKRSDLVVSCTTGHQRSEQRGQSITRTYAQVRTDQLQKQAREERTNIFKGCLFYFNGSTGPKVSNLQLRDLISENGGRFTTIQTSACTHVIANNGLSGGKTQKHLDMQGGRGSARQVKVVKVEWILDSVKKGMKLSEAGYGVVENPPTLFSTLGLKPKSFLSNS